One Streptomyces sp. CNQ-509 DNA window includes the following coding sequences:
- a CDS encoding RDD family protein, whose protein sequence is MSAPTPPSGGGIPGPGYYPDPSIPGYVRYWNGAAWVPGTSRRAQEGEEQLAADAQEIADAESASAGGAEGADAAPAEPAASGPSLSETGPVFLDEEEPRDSVPAPRGRHARGSDDADDVRDAAERAASDEPPAGEPADAQGAWQAVDVVDVAERADSRVAWGAQDQPALTVPAELGGGTPEPGRTEEEPRLPAARRAEDAGAADGGAGQEGGQAAPGPYEQDRPGVPLGRDPRVGGGSWGEQVRRLSGPAPVPAPGTPEETHEEAGPGAGSGAGSGAAASGFGPGAAGSGAADPRQTPGAYVPAPTTPEVPGALPAPTTPDLPQARPAPTAPDVPVAPPPTPTTPELPQPRPAPPQLAPQGGHAAPPLTPAARTAPPSTPQPPPAAQLPERPAARAELPQGGGGEPPVVPWRPPSGDPFLSAAQGTAPPAGLGRRLGARFVDALLVGGVLAAVAVPLVSKSVDHVQDKIDAAEESGKTVTVWLIDGTTGPYLALVLGLFLVLGLVVEALPTAKWGRTPGKRLFGVRVLDIESQDPPATGSALRRWLTYAVFLLLPFIGLLNVVWCAFDKPWRQCWHDKAGRTYVARG, encoded by the coding sequence ATGAGCGCCCCGACACCACCCTCCGGAGGCGGGATCCCCGGCCCCGGTTACTACCCCGACCCCTCCATCCCGGGCTACGTCCGGTACTGGAACGGTGCGGCGTGGGTCCCCGGCACCAGCCGCCGTGCCCAAGAGGGCGAGGAGCAGTTGGCCGCGGACGCGCAGGAGATCGCCGACGCGGAGTCCGCGAGCGCGGGCGGCGCGGAGGGCGCGGACGCCGCGCCCGCGGAGCCCGCCGCCTCAGGGCCGTCGCTGAGCGAGACCGGTCCGGTGTTCCTCGACGAGGAGGAGCCCCGGGACTCCGTGCCCGCCCCCCGCGGGCGGCACGCGCGCGGGAGCGACGACGCGGACGACGTACGGGACGCGGCCGAGCGGGCCGCATCCGACGAGCCGCCCGCCGGGGAGCCGGCGGACGCCCAGGGCGCGTGGCAGGCGGTCGACGTCGTGGACGTGGCGGAGCGGGCCGACAGCCGCGTCGCCTGGGGCGCGCAGGACCAGCCGGCGCTCACGGTGCCGGCCGAGCTGGGCGGCGGCACGCCGGAGCCGGGCCGCACCGAGGAGGAGCCCCGGCTGCCGGCCGCGCGCCGGGCGGAGGACGCCGGGGCCGCGGACGGCGGCGCCGGGCAGGAGGGCGGACAGGCCGCGCCCGGTCCGTACGAGCAGGACCGGCCGGGCGTGCCGCTCGGGCGCGACCCGCGCGTCGGGGGCGGCTCGTGGGGCGAGCAGGTACGGCGGCTGTCGGGGCCCGCGCCCGTACCGGCACCCGGAACGCCGGAGGAGACGCACGAGGAGGCCGGCCCGGGGGCCGGGTCCGGTGCGGGCTCCGGGGCAGCCGCCTCCGGGTTCGGGCCGGGGGCCGCCGGGTCCGGGGCCGCGGATCCGCGGCAGACCCCGGGGGCCTACGTGCCGGCACCGACCACGCCCGAGGTACCGGGTGCCCTTCCCGCGCCCACCACCCCCGACCTGCCGCAGGCGCGCCCTGCGCCCACGGCCCCGGACGTACCGGTGGCCCCGCCGCCGACGCCGACGACGCCCGAACTGCCGCAGCCCCGCCCCGCGCCGCCGCAGCTCGCGCCGCAGGGCGGCCACGCGGCGCCGCCGCTGACCCCCGCCGCGCGCACGGCCCCGCCCTCCACCCCGCAGCCGCCGCCCGCCGCGCAGCTTCCCGAGCGGCCCGCGGCCCGCGCCGAACTGCCGCAGGGCGGCGGCGGCGAGCCGCCCGTCGTGCCCTGGCGGCCGCCGTCCGGTGACCCCTTCCTCAGTGCCGCGCAGGGCACCGCGCCGCCCGCCGGGCTCGGGCGCAGGCTCGGCGCCCGGTTCGTGGACGCGCTGCTGGTCGGCGGCGTGCTCGCGGCGGTCGCGGTGCCGCTGGTAAGCAAGTCCGTGGACCACGTACAGGACAAGATCGACGCCGCCGAGGAGTCCGGCAAGACCGTGACGGTCTGGCTCATCGACGGCACCACGGGCCCCTATCTCGCGCTCGTCCTCGGCCTCTTCCTCGTGCTCGGCCTCGTCGTGGAGGCGCTGCCGACCGCGAAGTGGGGGCGTACGCCCGGGAAGAGGCTGTTCGGCGTGCGGGTGCTGGACATCGAGTCGCAGGACCCGCCGGCGACCGGCTCGGCGCTGCGGCGGTGGCTGACGTACGCGGTGTTCCTGCTGCTGCCGTTCATCGGGCTGCTGAACGTCGTCTGGTGCGCCTTCGACAAGCCGTGGCGGCAGTGCTGGCACGACAAGGCGGGGCGCACGTACGTGGCGCGCGGCTGA